The Gracilimonas sp. genome includes a region encoding these proteins:
- a CDS encoding histone H1: MSRVEEIKNLVEETTVEMEKFYDKGNKAAGTRARKGLQELKKLAQEIRLEIQDIKNKD; this comes from the coding sequence ATGAGTAGAGTTGAAGAAATCAAAAACCTCGTAGAAGAAACCACAGTAGAAATGGAAAAATTCTACGACAAGGGCAACAAAGCAGCGGGTACACGTGCGCGTAAAGGCCTTCAGGAATTAAAAAAATTAGCTCAGGAGATCCGTCTTGAGATTCAGGACATCAAAAACAAAGACTGA
- a CDS encoding cytidine deaminase, translating to MSWKPLYEQSYVPYSSNKHACVVESKSGKCYAGVRIENISYPLTIPAAQAACAICLSEGEIPAKIYTQDPASEQLDYWAKEFELEVIETNNPPQDKLEDLFHPSEKEFEVLPRLKTLLDKAVTPNSDFPVSAILFTEDGYFEGVNVEVSAWTHGICAERVAISKAFAAGHTEFTRLEVHTRKGEISSPCGACRQVISELLPYHDIVLHHSDGTQSEHLSLDLLPFSFKSSALKK from the coding sequence ATGAGCTGGAAACCACTTTACGAACAATCTTATGTACCCTACTCTTCGAACAAACACGCGTGTGTGGTAGAAAGTAAATCCGGGAAATGTTACGCCGGGGTGAGGATTGAAAATATTTCATACCCACTCACTATTCCGGCAGCCCAGGCTGCTTGTGCCATCTGCCTGAGTGAAGGTGAAATTCCCGCTAAAATTTACACGCAAGATCCTGCATCCGAACAGCTGGATTACTGGGCCAAAGAGTTTGAGCTGGAAGTCATAGAAACCAACAACCCTCCACAGGATAAACTGGAAGATCTCTTCCATCCTTCAGAAAAAGAATTTGAAGTACTGCCCAGATTAAAAACACTGCTGGACAAAGCCGTTACTCCCAACTCCGACTTCCCGGTTTCTGCCATTCTATTTACAGAAGATGGATATTTCGAAGGCGTAAACGTGGAAGTAAGTGCATGGACGCACGGCATCTGCGCAGAGAGAGTAGCAATATCAAAAGCTTTTGCTGCAGGACATACCGAGTTTACCCGTCTGGAAGTGCACACCCGAAAGGGAGAAATCAGCAGTCCATGCGGAGCCTGCCGCCAGGTAATCTCAGAGCTGCTTCCCTATCATGACATTGTGCTTCATCATTCTGATGGAACACAGTCGGAGCACCTTTCCCTCGACCTTCTACCCTTTAGCTTCAAGTCTTCTGCTCTCAAGAAATAA
- a CDS encoding glycoside hydrolase family 3 N-terminal domain-containing protein produces the protein MKSRFSTAFFIVIGFLLIDTTAGNTQSLSEFLFGQTVQNFPEKTIDKSSEEYLDSLIVHTTLKEKIGQLFFIPAEGEFTNREDRNYKLLEEMVQKHHVGGIIFMRGDIYGQAIMTNKLQRMAKFPLWVSQDMEFGAAMRVSGTTRFTPAMGVAATGDKRNAFMMGKITAIEAKALGVHQIYAPVLDVNNNPDNPVINVRSFSGDPQIVSEFGTAFMQGVQSERLVATAKHFPGHGDTDVDSHSDLPVVNYDYNRLDSLELIPFRAAIDGGIGSVMSAHIAFPNMNPTEFLPATLDSVILGSLLMDSLKFDGMVVTDGLEMKGISSKFSPGRAVVQALNAGADIMLISPDVYTAINEVQQAVEDGEITEERINKSFAKLMLWKQQYGLFDSENQADINELDTKINTAFHEAEARRIARESITLLKNENNILPLLPSEYPEIMVVSVADDRSGRTGSDFVKELRDYHPDVTFHIYDERTSEQDKRRILNKAGEVDLIIIGSFLHLRNGQTVHLNSEQQYFLNNLVKSRKPTVLVSFGNPYVLSDLKDTDAHVLGWYHSSQQVHGVVPALFGASKISARLPIEIPGLYPLGAGLEMEHTTLRFGEPEEVNLDHEKLFEVDRIISEAIRDSVFPGAVVGIVKDGVLAYNRGYGYQDYEKTEAVRDTDVFDLASITKVMATTTAIMKLVDEGELTLDDPVANYIEKFKTDKKKDITIRDLLLHQSGLPAFRVYVDSLTERNQIVEAIKNEPLIYETGSDYVYSDLGMILLGEIVHEVSGSRLDRFMRNEFYFPMNMYSTFFNPASTSRWLVPRISPTEIDTVFDRGKVRGRVHDERAYFMDGVAGHAGLFSSSIDMAKYSTMLLNEGVYSGKRYLKAETIREFTSKQSEHSGRGLGFDRKSPGGFSTAGMLAGEDTFGHLGFTGTSLWIDREKNMAVILLTNRTFPYRSYGKRISEIRAKVADAAFSAITN, from the coding sequence ATGAAAAGCAGATTTTCCACGGCTTTTTTTATCGTGATCGGTTTTCTTCTGATAGATACTACAGCAGGGAATACCCAAAGTCTGTCCGAGTTTCTTTTTGGGCAAACCGTTCAAAACTTCCCCGAAAAAACGATCGATAAATCTTCAGAAGAGTATCTCGACTCCCTGATTGTACATACCACTTTGAAAGAAAAAATCGGGCAGCTCTTTTTTATTCCGGCCGAAGGCGAGTTCACCAACCGGGAAGACCGTAATTACAAACTGCTGGAAGAGATGGTGCAAAAACATCATGTGGGTGGCATCATTTTTATGCGTGGGGATATTTACGGGCAGGCCATCATGACCAATAAATTACAGCGGATGGCCAAATTCCCCCTTTGGGTATCGCAAGACATGGAATTCGGAGCCGCGATGCGGGTGTCGGGTACAACCCGGTTCACCCCTGCCATGGGCGTTGCTGCCACCGGCGACAAGCGCAATGCCTTTATGATGGGAAAGATAACCGCTATTGAAGCCAAGGCATTGGGTGTTCACCAGATTTATGCTCCTGTTCTGGATGTAAACAACAATCCGGATAACCCGGTCATCAATGTGCGCTCTTTTTCAGGAGATCCTCAGATTGTATCTGAATTCGGTACTGCGTTTATGCAAGGCGTGCAAAGTGAGCGCTTGGTTGCCACCGCCAAACATTTTCCCGGCCATGGAGATACCGATGTTGATTCGCACAGCGACCTTCCCGTTGTCAATTATGACTACAACCGGCTTGATTCCCTGGAATTGATCCCCTTCCGCGCCGCTATTGATGGTGGTATCGGAAGCGTGATGAGTGCTCATATCGCCTTTCCGAACATGAACCCAACTGAATTCCTCCCTGCCACTCTCGATTCGGTAATCCTGGGAAGTTTGCTCATGGATTCTCTTAAGTTTGACGGCATGGTGGTGACCGATGGACTGGAAATGAAAGGCATCAGTTCCAAATTTTCACCCGGGCGGGCTGTAGTACAGGCTTTGAATGCCGGTGCCGACATTATGCTCATCAGCCCGGATGTTTATACTGCCATCAACGAAGTGCAGCAAGCCGTTGAGGATGGGGAAATTACCGAAGAGCGAATTAACAAATCGTTTGCCAAGCTGATGCTCTGGAAGCAGCAATACGGACTATTTGATTCGGAGAACCAGGCAGACATCAATGAGCTGGATACCAAGATAAACACGGCTTTTCATGAAGCTGAAGCCCGCCGCATAGCCCGGGAGTCTATCACGCTGCTGAAAAATGAGAATAATATCTTGCCTCTGCTCCCGTCTGAATATCCGGAGATCATGGTGGTTTCGGTTGCCGATGACCGGTCCGGCCGAACGGGATCTGACTTTGTGAAAGAACTCCGCGATTATCACCCCGATGTTACTTTCCATATCTATGATGAAAGAACGAGTGAGCAGGATAAAAGAAGGATATTGAATAAAGCCGGTGAGGTGGACCTGATCATCATCGGTTCATTTCTGCACCTTCGGAACGGACAAACCGTTCACCTGAATTCCGAGCAGCAGTATTTCCTGAATAACCTGGTGAAGAGCCGGAAACCCACCGTGCTGGTTTCATTCGGGAACCCGTATGTACTTTCAGATTTAAAGGATACCGATGCTCATGTATTGGGCTGGTACCATTCATCCCAACAGGTTCACGGTGTGGTTCCTGCCCTGTTTGGAGCCAGTAAAATCAGTGCCAGGCTCCCCATCGAAATACCCGGGCTTTACCCGTTAGGGGCCGGACTGGAAATGGAGCATACCACCCTGCGATTTGGGGAACCGGAAGAAGTAAACCTGGATCATGAAAAGCTGTTTGAAGTGGACCGAATTATTAGCGAAGCCATTCGGGATTCTGTTTTTCCTGGAGCAGTAGTCGGTATCGTAAAAGATGGCGTACTGGCTTACAACCGCGGATATGGGTACCAGGATTACGAGAAAACAGAGGCCGTAAGAGATACGGATGTATTTGATTTGGCATCCATCACAAAAGTAATGGCCACCACAACCGCTATTATGAAACTGGTTGATGAAGGTGAACTTACCCTCGATGACCCTGTTGCCAACTACATTGAAAAATTCAAAACAGACAAGAAGAAAGACATTACCATCCGCGACCTCCTGCTTCATCAAAGCGGACTCCCGGCTTTCCGCGTGTATGTGGATTCACTTACGGAAAGAAATCAAATTGTGGAGGCAATTAAGAATGAGCCTTTGATTTACGAAACCGGCTCTGATTATGTGTACAGTGATTTAGGGATGATTCTTCTGGGTGAAATTGTTCATGAAGTGAGCGGCAGCCGGCTGGACCGGTTCATGAGAAATGAATTTTACTTCCCTATGAATATGTACAGCACCTTTTTTAACCCGGCTTCAACCAGTCGCTGGCTGGTACCCAGAATATCCCCCACTGAAATTGATACCGTTTTCGACCGGGGAAAAGTACGAGGCCGGGTGCATGACGAACGCGCCTACTTTATGGATGGTGTGGCCGGGCATGCCGGGTTGTTTTCATCTTCCATCGATATGGCCAAATACAGCACCATGCTGCTGAATGAAGGAGTTTATTCCGGCAAAAGATATCTGAAAGCTGAAACTATCCGTGAGTTTACCTCCAAACAATCGGAGCACAGTGGTCGCGGTTTAGGTTTTGACCGAAAAAGTCCGGGCGGTTTTTCAACTGCGGGGATGCTTGCCGGTGAGGATACTTTTGGTCACTTAGGCTTTACAGGCACCAGCCTTTGGATTGACAGAGAGAAGAATATGGCCGTTATTCTGTTAACCAATCGAACATTTCCGTACCGGTCGTATGGAAAGCGAATCAGTGAAATCAGGGCTAAAGTTGCAGATGCAGCCTTTTCCGCAATAACCAATTAG
- the dnaG gene encoding DNA primase: protein MISDEKKEEVRAAADIVEVVSDYVKLKRSGSGFVGLCPYHDEKTPSFNVTPRLEIFKCFGCGESGDVFKFVMDQEGVGFNEAVRQLAERYGVFIPEEDNEEPSENTQLREGIYHALKFAGVFYYRNLIENPEAEKAIKYLENRGYNREVYKKFGLGFSPSGGEELWKAAKNAGIDENYLVEADLIKPSNRGSGFYDTFRGRLMFPIFNPTGKVIAFAGRVLGNEKTAKYINSSQTKVYNKSEVVYGVNFARNEIRKNKEVILVEGYTDVITLHEQGIKNVVASSGTSLTAGQMKILHRYGERIVMIYDSDDAGQTAMKRGINIALAEGMEVQLLELPEDQDPDSFVKQFGKESFEELKKEEAGDFVDFLLLKAGEEGRLEKPTEIPKVITEILESIANIKDSIQRQVYVQYLHQKMQKFQKVKESDLYEQLERVMNDRRWEEKRSQRREEARQRFQEDRATQDPGMEGGPMDEPPHPSGAAVSERPQPRSRKKPHFEKELIRLMITYGRSMVEYICSFTNSKLFEDDELRMFYEDIIERYKEEKEISVNVYSGMDDPFPRLVGDVLLEQHTASDRHEEKVGLKYEKDKNPYKTAKSSIRASQINFYRHKQNELADKIAAAKGEEKLELMERQKDIKSKLTRRETTDPDDLYPDPDSDIDHQVNDKVFQYKMKGEE from the coding sequence ATGATAAGTGACGAGAAAAAAGAAGAAGTACGGGCAGCCGCAGATATCGTGGAGGTGGTTTCAGACTACGTAAAGCTGAAGCGGTCGGGCAGTGGATTTGTGGGGCTCTGTCCTTATCATGATGAAAAAACACCTTCCTTTAACGTTACTCCCCGTCTTGAGATTTTTAAATGCTTTGGTTGTGGTGAATCAGGGGATGTATTTAAGTTTGTGATGGATCAGGAAGGGGTGGGCTTCAATGAGGCCGTTCGTCAACTCGCCGAGCGGTACGGAGTCTTCATCCCGGAAGAGGATAATGAAGAGCCGAGCGAGAATACCCAGCTTCGGGAAGGTATTTACCATGCACTCAAATTCGCGGGTGTATTTTATTACCGAAACCTGATTGAAAACCCGGAAGCTGAAAAGGCTATCAAGTACCTCGAGAACCGGGGATATAACCGGGAAGTGTATAAAAAGTTCGGACTGGGTTTTTCTCCATCGGGAGGAGAGGAGCTATGGAAGGCTGCAAAGAATGCCGGCATTGATGAAAATTACTTAGTTGAGGCAGACCTTATCAAGCCAAGTAACCGCGGCAGTGGCTTTTACGATACTTTTCGGGGAAGACTGATGTTTCCCATTTTCAATCCTACCGGAAAAGTAATTGCCTTTGCGGGACGTGTTTTGGGTAATGAAAAGACGGCGAAATACATCAACTCATCCCAAACCAAAGTCTATAACAAGAGCGAGGTTGTTTACGGAGTCAATTTTGCGAGGAATGAGATTCGAAAGAACAAGGAAGTGATTCTGGTGGAAGGCTACACGGATGTAATCACTCTTCATGAACAGGGCATCAAGAATGTGGTGGCCAGCAGTGGGACGTCGCTCACAGCCGGACAAATGAAGATTTTGCATCGCTATGGTGAACGCATTGTCATGATCTATGACTCCGATGATGCGGGGCAAACGGCGATGAAGCGGGGTATCAATATCGCGCTGGCCGAGGGGATGGAAGTGCAACTGCTGGAGCTGCCTGAAGATCAGGACCCTGATTCTTTTGTGAAGCAGTTCGGCAAGGAATCATTTGAAGAACTGAAGAAAGAGGAAGCCGGCGATTTTGTGGATTTTCTGCTACTGAAGGCCGGTGAAGAAGGCCGGCTCGAAAAGCCTACTGAAATACCCAAGGTGATCACCGAGATCCTGGAGTCGATTGCCAACATCAAAGACTCCATTCAGCGACAGGTTTATGTACAGTACCTGCATCAGAAGATGCAAAAGTTCCAGAAGGTGAAGGAAAGCGATTTATATGAGCAGCTGGAGCGGGTTATGAACGACAGGCGCTGGGAAGAAAAACGCTCGCAGCGAAGGGAAGAAGCCCGGCAGCGTTTTCAGGAGGATCGTGCAACCCAGGATCCGGGAATGGAAGGTGGGCCAATGGATGAACCTCCGCATCCATCCGGCGCAGCAGTTTCGGAAAGGCCTCAACCTCGCTCCAGGAAAAAACCTCACTTTGAGAAAGAGCTCATTCGTCTGATGATTACCTATGGTCGCAGTATGGTGGAATACATTTGTTCGTTCACCAATTCCAAACTCTTTGAGGATGATGAACTGCGGATGTTTTATGAGGATATCATCGAGCGATATAAAGAGGAAAAAGAGATTTCTGTGAATGTGTATTCCGGCATGGACGACCCTTTTCCGCGTTTGGTTGGAGATGTTCTATTGGAGCAGCACACGGCCAGTGATCGCCACGAGGAAAAAGTGGGACTGAAGTATGAAAAGGATAAGAATCCTTATAAAACGGCTAAAAGCTCTATCAGAGCGTCACAGATAAACTTTTACCGGCATAAACAAAATGAGCTGGCTGATAAAATTGCAGCCGCTAAGGGCGAGGAAAAGCTGGAACTGATGGAGCGTCAGAAAGATATTAAATCAAAACTTACCCGCCGGGAAACAACCGATCCTGATGACTTATACCCCGATCCGGATTCTGATATAGACCACCAGGTTAACGACAAGGTGTTTCAGTACAAGATGAAGGGGGAGGAGTGA
- a CDS encoding VOC family protein: protein MKTLVPYLFFRGNCEEAMNYYKECLDGEITALQRFGDTEMPVDDEHKQKIMHGELKADGIHMMFSDGAPHKDITEGDNVQLNINIDSEEEQDRLFELLSEGGEVTMPLETTFWGARYGMLKDKFGIRWMLNCELG, encoded by the coding sequence ATGAAAACGCTTGTTCCATATTTATTTTTTCGGGGAAACTGCGAAGAGGCCATGAATTACTACAAAGAGTGCCTGGATGGTGAGATCACCGCTTTGCAGCGCTTTGGAGATACTGAAATGCCGGTGGATGACGAGCACAAACAAAAGATCATGCACGGCGAACTGAAAGCGGACGGTATCCATATGATGTTTTCGGACGGCGCACCTCATAAGGATATAACAGAAGGTGATAACGTGCAGCTGAACATAAATATAGATTCTGAAGAAGAGCAGGATAGGCTGTTTGAACTGCTTTCAGAAGGTGGTGAAGTGACTATGCCGTTGGAAACAACCTTTTGGGGCGCCCGCTATGGTATGCTCAAAGACAAATTCGGAATCCGCTGGATGCTAAATTGTGAGTTGGGTTAG
- a CDS encoding DUF4159 domain-containing protein has translation MRLTFLYVLLPFLAFTGNPVIYAQSSGEFEIARAKYRGGGDWYNDPSALENLISFTKSNVPIQIADSYTDVSLGSADLHSYPFVFLTGHGNIALTSTEARNVREYLQNGGFLYIDDDYGLDEYIRPAMKEVFPDEEFIEIPFNHPIYDQIYTFENGLPKIHEHDGKPPQGFGIFHEGRLVVFFSYESNLSDGWADADVHNTPQSLRQKALQMGTNILVYALTSN, from the coding sequence ATGCGCTTAACCTTTCTCTATGTTTTATTACCGTTCCTGGCTTTTACAGGAAATCCCGTTATCTATGCCCAAAGCTCCGGGGAGTTCGAAATTGCCCGGGCTAAATATCGCGGAGGCGGAGACTGGTATAATGACCCTTCTGCTTTGGAGAATCTTATCTCCTTCACCAAGAGTAATGTCCCAATCCAGATAGCAGATTCCTACACGGATGTATCTCTCGGAAGCGCCGACCTCCATTCCTACCCTTTTGTTTTCCTGACCGGCCACGGAAACATTGCTCTCACTTCAACGGAAGCCCGAAACGTGCGCGAGTACCTGCAGAATGGTGGTTTTTTGTACATAGATGACGATTACGGACTGGATGAGTACATCCGTCCGGCCATGAAAGAAGTCTTTCCGGATGAAGAGTTTATCGAGATTCCCTTCAATCATCCTATCTACGATCAGATTTATACTTTTGAGAATGGACTGCCCAAAATCCACGAACACGATGGTAAACCGCCACAGGGATTTGGGATATTTCATGAAGGGCGGCTTGTGGTGTTTTTCAGTTATGAATCTAATCTCAGTGATGGCTGGGCGGATGCTGATGTACACAATACCCCGCAATCACTCCGACAAAAAGCTTTGCAAATGGGCACAAATATTTTAGTATATGCCCTAACATCTAACTAA
- a CDS encoding DUF4249 family protein, translating into MKKLTLLIFFASALITSCNVYPQDDYEELYVVESYLVANRQLPQVRLSTTIPADEVYDFEEAAVNDAIIEVRLLANGPESSVEQSFTYSNAETGIYQPDQNHAVIPERTYQLHISFPGSNDVITAHTIIPGSFEILGGVAESVVYQSTKQLEITLSESSYPGRQNIFVFNAISFEPDAEDLTPFYADVFRDSDDPEEDLTLLSNNSSGIINEGNFEVNPDGSVTVKYPWIGIAFYGVNDIVANTLDDNVYDFVRSQQVQLGGSTLSPGEIQNVIYHVDGGIGVFGSLASDTVTTNVERNPNL; encoded by the coding sequence ATGAAGAAACTAACGCTATTAATATTTTTTGCTTCGGCTCTTATCACTTCGTGTAATGTCTATCCGCAAGATGACTATGAGGAATTATATGTGGTTGAATCATACCTGGTTGCCAATCGTCAGTTACCACAGGTTCGGCTTTCTACCACCATTCCGGCTGATGAAGTATACGATTTTGAGGAAGCCGCAGTAAATGATGCAATTATAGAAGTTCGCCTGCTGGCAAACGGACCCGAAAGCTCCGTAGAGCAATCATTTACCTACTCAAATGCTGAAACCGGTATCTATCAACCCGACCAAAATCATGCGGTCATTCCGGAACGAACGTATCAGTTGCACATTTCTTTCCCCGGTTCCAACGATGTTATCACTGCCCATACCATCATTCCGGGAAGCTTTGAGATTTTAGGTGGTGTTGCAGAGTCTGTGGTCTATCAATCTACCAAACAGCTTGAAATTACACTGAGTGAAAGCTCATATCCCGGCCGGCAGAACATTTTTGTATTTAATGCCATCAGCTTTGAACCTGATGCTGAAGACCTCACTCCCTTTTATGCAGACGTGTTTCGGGACAGTGATGACCCTGAAGAAGACCTAACGCTGCTGTCTAATAACAGTTCCGGCATCATCAACGAGGGTAATTTTGAGGTCAACCCGGATGGCTCGGTTACAGTTAAGTATCCCTGGATCGGTATCGCATTTTATGGGGTGAATGATATTGTGGCTAACACCTTAGACGATAACGTATATGACTTCGTGCGATCCCAACAAGTACAGCTGGGCGGTTCCACCCTTTCTCCCGGTGAAATCCAAAATGTCATTTATCATGTAGATGGTGGTATTGGCGTGTTCGGTTCCCTTGCTTCAGATACGGTAACCACGAATGTGGAGCGAAATCCCAATCTGTAA
- a CDS encoding TonB-dependent receptor, protein MYRTLLLAFIFIIGGFTSVNAQQAASLNGYITDSETGETLISANIGFQEINKGTASNTLGYYSLPNIQPGTYTLFCSYIGYKPYRQQITLEPGENLRLDVELVPESVELDEIVVRSSREEEEQKNIGTVQVDAQLIQELPSVFEADVFRSIQLLPGVKAASDFSSGLYIRGGSPDQTLILLDRTTVYNPSHFFGFFSTFNPDAIKDVRLYKGGYPAEYGGRLGSVLTIYNKDGNRNEMDGTATVGLLASRASIEGPYSKGSWMFSARRSTLEPLLAGLRQTTDNVPSQFYFYDFNGKVNFDATQNDKLSLAFYAGQDQVTFPFAEDAEFDLNYGNQTLSGNWTHIFSEKLFSNFVLTGSRYFNFPGFDFAGTKFTRSNNIYDFSLKADLEYLPGNNHTIETGIWSGIFTFKLQDTFDGQDTFGSRIQNQYASFYIQDEWRPNDQWIFTPGVRMNYFSDGDYVRIEPRFSMEYRPGSRVRLQAAYGRYNQFLTLVTNEAFSGFDVWLTSAEGVSPAYGDQFVLGAKTIPFEGYGLDVEVYYRTMEDLFELDPFLPDVAGLLYEDLFRVGDGSAYGVEVFFEKRAGDFTGFIGYTLGYTWRRYPGYNSEITEQGQTARFYPPKYDRRHDINLVGNYQFNERWKVTASFNFATGQSYTKVLGRYVQLDLPWTFDDRNTFTVGRVNASRLPSYHRMDVSFSRKGKFFDLGDSELQLQLINVYSRRNVWFYSFDFDENPVERNPVYLLPILPSISYTVNF, encoded by the coding sequence ATGTATCGCACACTCTTACTGGCATTTATTTTTATCATCGGGGGATTTACATCTGTTAACGCTCAGCAAGCCGCTTCTTTAAATGGATACATCACTGATTCTGAAACCGGGGAAACGCTCATCAGTGCAAATATAGGCTTCCAGGAAATCAACAAAGGTACGGCTTCCAATACATTAGGGTATTATTCGCTGCCCAATATTCAGCCTGGCACCTACACCCTTTTTTGCAGTTACATAGGGTACAAACCATATCGACAACAAATTACGCTTGAACCGGGGGAGAACCTGAGATTGGATGTTGAGCTGGTTCCCGAAAGTGTGGAACTGGATGAAATAGTGGTACGCTCCAGCCGGGAGGAAGAAGAACAGAAGAACATCGGAACTGTGCAGGTTGATGCCCAGCTGATTCAGGAGCTTCCGTCTGTTTTCGAAGCCGACGTATTTCGCTCCATCCAGCTGCTGCCCGGCGTTAAAGCCGCCTCAGATTTTTCAAGCGGTTTATATATCCGTGGGGGAAGTCCGGATCAAACCCTGATCCTTTTAGACCGGACCACTGTGTACAACCCCAGTCACTTTTTTGGCTTCTTCTCTACCTTCAATCCCGATGCCATTAAAGACGTGCGATTATATAAAGGCGGATACCCGGCTGAATATGGCGGCCGATTGGGTTCGGTCCTGACAATCTACAACAAAGACGGAAACCGGAATGAAATGGACGGTACCGCAACCGTTGGATTACTGGCTTCCCGGGCTTCGATTGAAGGGCCGTACAGCAAAGGGTCCTGGATGTTTTCAGCACGGCGCTCTACCCTTGAGCCCCTGCTGGCCGGTCTTCGCCAAACTACGGATAACGTACCCAGTCAATTCTATTTCTACGATTTTAACGGAAAAGTGAATTTCGATGCCACCCAAAACGATAAATTATCCCTCGCCTTTTATGCCGGACAGGATCAGGTAACTTTCCCTTTTGCGGAAGATGCTGAGTTTGACCTGAATTATGGAAATCAGACATTAAGCGGCAATTGGACACACATCTTCTCAGAAAAACTGTTCTCTAACTTTGTTCTTACCGGCTCCCGGTACTTCAATTTCCCGGGGTTTGATTTTGCCGGGACAAAGTTCACCCGCTCCAATAACATCTATGATTTTTCCCTGAAAGCCGATCTTGAATATTTGCCCGGCAACAACCACACTATCGAAACCGGGATTTGGTCCGGAATCTTCACCTTCAAACTGCAGGATACTTTTGATGGCCAGGACACCTTTGGGAGCCGCATTCAGAATCAATATGCGTCTTTTTATATACAGGATGAATGGCGACCCAACGACCAATGGATTTTCACCCCGGGGGTACGTATGAACTATTTTTCAGATGGAGATTACGTGCGTATTGAACCCCGTTTCTCCATGGAATACAGGCCCGGAAGCCGGGTACGCCTTCAGGCTGCCTATGGTCGGTACAATCAGTTCCTCACCCTTGTAACCAACGAAGCCTTTTCCGGCTTTGATGTGTGGCTGACTTCCGCCGAAGGCGTCTCCCCTGCTTACGGAGATCAGTTCGTACTCGGAGCTAAAACCATTCCTTTTGAAGGGTATGGACTTGATGTTGAAGTCTATTACCGAACCATGGAAGACCTGTTCGAGCTTGATCCCTTTCTTCCCGACGTTGCCGGACTTTTATATGAAGATTTATTTCGTGTGGGAGACGGAAGTGCATACGGAGTAGAAGTGTTTTTTGAAAAAAGAGCCGGGGATTTCACCGGGTTTATCGGTTATACACTGGGCTACACCTGGAGGCGATACCCGGGTTACAATTCTGAGATTACCGAACAGGGGCAAACCGCTCGTTTCTACCCTCCAAAATACGATCGCCGGCATGATATCAACCTCGTTGGAAATTATCAGTTCAATGAACGCTGGAAAGTTACCGCTTCATTTAACTTTGCCACCGGGCAATCTTACACCAAGGTACTGGGCCGATATGTACAGCTCGACTTACCATGGACCTTTGACGACCGTAACACCTTTACCGTTGGGCGGGTTAATGCCTCCAGGCTCCCAAGTTATCACCGAATGGATGTATCGTTCTCACGAAAAGGCAAGTTCTTTGACCTGGGCGATTCAGAGCTACAGCTGCAACTCATCAACGTGTATTCCCGCCGTAATGTATGGTTCTACAGCTTCGACTTTGATGAAAACCCGGTGGAGCGTAATCCTGTTTACCTGCTGCCCATTCTGCCTTCAATTTCCTACACCGTCAACTTTTAG